A region of the Struthio camelus isolate bStrCam1 chromosome 4, bStrCam1.hap1, whole genome shotgun sequence genome:
AATAGGTTGGAAATTGCCATCCAAAATACCAAATTCTCTCCACTAAGTATAAGGGAAGTCTGgatatagataaaaatattttgagatgaaTCCTATCTCCTCTGCCCAAAACTAATATAAGTAGAAGATAATATGATAATTTggtaaaaagagagaggaaactcTCCTTCATCAgtcctcccccccacacacacccattATGGTGTGGCGCACTTGAGGCACAGCACTTCACACCCAGTCACACCACTGGGATAAGGCCATGCAGTTTCAGAACCCCAGCTACATAACTTAGGCCTTAGACACATGAGAGAATGTGGAGCCTTGCCTATAGCTTACCTTGAAACAAGCCAGTAACAGATGAAGGCAATAGGGCATGATAGCTCTACTGGTACACGGCCAAAGCTTCAAATCAGACCCTGCGACAGAGAAGTTGTAAGAGACACTTCTTTAAGGAGTCTCAAATCTAAGTTTTCAAGAAATTAGAATGGGGAAATACAAATCTACAACTGCCTAATATCAGGTACAGAGGAAAACTTTGAAGGTACGTCGCAAATGATTCAAAATGTAAAgttaaagatttaaaaagtttttcttctcttctctttgtctGTGGTAGGACTTTGTCACTAATACACTTTAATGGATACCAGTATGAAAACCTTTCACAAAATGCAAGAGAGGGTAAAGAACACCCTCCCTTTTCACAATACAAAAAGAGAGGAATTATATACTCAACAGAAATGCACGAACCACAAGTGAGCTGACACTGAGTTTAGGATAGTAGCAACTCCATACCTTTCCTGAATTTAGACTTGACTTTAGGTTGCTCCTCTTGTACTTTACCTCCTTCTTGTATTGGAAGTAAAATATAGCACATGAGGTCAAGCACTTTTTCGCATGTTTGCTACAGAAGAAGAACACACAGAGACAATAATGCTGCATCTATGTTTAAAGTTcttaaaattcaaatatattaatGTTGATTAAAACTTTCAgagactgcaaaacaaaaatatggtCACAAAATTCTCTGCTGGAACTTAAATGAACTTACTAATGTTTAGCATAGTTTGACTGGGCAAAAAGAAATAGCTGTGATATGAATTTCATTAAACTATCTCTGGGAGCCTAGATAAGCcattttaattgttaaaaaatatgtatttgcattCTTCATTTGAATGTTGTAAGATCAATATACCTGCaattgaattttattttgaaggatTATATTTTTGAATTAGTCCTTATAAAAGTTTGTAAAAGCTTGTTCAGCCCatgttaaaaatagaaaaggaaaatggaaattcgGTGGCATGACGGAATTGCTATAAATTTTAATGCTAGCTCCCAGAGACTGTAAGAGGTCTGAGCGGATATATAATcagatttctaatgaaaaagtagcaagcaggagaagaagaagaaaagaagactggTCCACTATTATGAGCGTGACATTAGATCCTATGAGACCCAGCCTTTATTATTAGCTGTGACACTTGACTGACCTCAGACCACTCTGCATTTCTGtaatagtaaaaacaaaatatttattgcaaaGGTAAAGCAAGTTCAGAGGTCAGGCCAGACAATACTGTTTTCGAGTCTCGTATACCGTCAGTtggtaactactttttttttttaaaaaaagacgaTAACAGAAATTTGTATTCTTCAACCCCTTTCTTGCCTCTCCTACATGAGACCTACACACAAGAattttcccctcatttttaaaactgtaacagTAAAGTTAAGCAATTCAAACCAACGTTACATTTACAGACAACTTAAAGACCTGTAGCTATGGAAAACCGTAACTAAACCCCCCAAATCATAACTAGCAAGTAGACTGTATACCAGAGATGCTAATGGGAAGTCAGCTAGATGTGGCAAGATGTGTAGTTCTTCTCCCTTGAAGCAGGGATTTTTCTGTAGAGCCTGGCTTAGATCCACCCGATATCCTTTGGGAAGCAGGCTAATAGGAAAATTCAAAGGAAGGCACAAAGCGGAACCACAGGGCCAGTCGATGAAGGACCGGTGTGTGGAATGCTGTACGTACCCTATATTCTCCAAGGGCAAAGTGGCAAGTTGCTAACTGGATCAGCGCTCTCTGATTTTCTAGCGAGCCTTGTCCTGTAATTTGCTGCGGCGAATGAGAGCCCTGAAGAGCTGCCAAGTGATGTAGGCTGCTAATCGCTTTTTTGTATTGTCCCTTtaaaaagaagacataaaaagACTGTGTTAGGGTCCTAACACCTATACAACACCTATACACCTTTCAACCTATATAGTAGcttgaaagataaaaatgaaaattctcttACAGAAAGCTTTCAAAACAGAGGGTGTCTAAATAAAAGGACTTCAAAAATTTAACCTAACAGAAAACGCTGCAGTGATGTGTTGCGTGCAGCAGCGTGGATCAATCACTTGCAAGGCAGTGAGAAGCCAAAAACATGAACAgaattctgctttaaaaagccTGTTTATAAAATCCCATTTATAACTGAAACAAATAGTCAGGGGCTTCAGAGGTAATCGCTACTTTATTTTAGCTGAACGATGTTTGAAATAGCTCTTGTTAAGGTAAAggttcaggcaaaaaaaaaaagaaagaaagaaagaaaaaaaaaagacccccaaaAGAAACACAGACGAGAACAACCTTTGTTCTATGGATGGTATTTGGAATGAGCACAGTCAGCCTAATTTCTAATGAGAATGATAATTTTTTAGTTTAACTGAGACATCTTAAAACCTTCTGCTGCTTGAAAATTCTTCTCTCTGACTGTGTTCCAGTAGATGCATTGACAGATGAATAAACTATGCTTCTGTTCCCTGTGACTGAATATATCTACTGGTTAAAATGCCATACACCAAAACTAGCTGGACTAAGCAAACAGCTATTAGAAGAGGAGTATTACAAGCAGGGTACCTAGCTTGTGATAAGAATGGTATGACTCCATCCCAAAAAGTGTCACGCTTTAAAGGATAAACATCAGTAGACACCTACAGCAGTCAAACTGGCTAATCATGGCAGCTATTCACTGGAAGGAAGAGCAATGCAATGGCaccatttttactgttttttcttctattttttaccTGGTAGATGATCATATCTGTAAGAAAGATTCTTAACCAAAGCCAAGTGTCCGTCTTCCATGACAAACAAATTCTGGTGAACTCTGTATAAGGTGTCAGAGagtggagaaggggagaagagaaaatgaagcatttcacaGCTCTGGGTTAGGAAAAAAGTATCTATAAAAatacagctgaattttaaaaaatgacacaaaAGAGTAAAAGTgtgaaatcttttaaaatataggaTACTCTCTTCCTATACAATCACATTTTTATTACACTTCTCTTCACAGCGTCCAACAAATCTAAAAGCACCTAAGTGGTACTGTTTTgtactactttttaaaagaaaggctTAGTTTCAAGGTTATCACACCTGATACTATCAGAAAGGGAGAGACACAGTAAATATCCTCTTAAGCATGAACTCTGTTAGCCACCTACTATTATCAGCGCCACTACTAATCAACTGCTCCTTCAGAAAAAGCTGCTTCCAAGGAAAGTGTGGGTGAACAAGCAAAAATGTAGGAAGAGTGGAACAAAATCTAGaaggaaaatattcagaaatataacAAGATAACACTTCCTTTTGGAACTCAGATGAATACTACTCAGGACTCAATTAATTTTAAGGATTCCCAATGACCAGAATTCGATTTTAACAATACTAAAATGATTCTTAACTACAACAACGAAGTGAAAATGCAAGTCTTCCTGCAGTTATCCTTACCTTTATCGAGTGATTCCAGGGAATAGAgcagctcccagctctctctTGCCAGTTTAAAGCTCTCCAATACTTCAATAGAGTTTGCAAGATCTGCCTTATTTACTGCAATATGGCGACTTCGCCCCTTCCCAGAAGGATCCTCATCGTCTGAGCTCTGCTTAAGtgtcaatataaaacaaaaaggttCACTTCTTAATTTCTACTTATTTCAAAGGACTTATTTCTCAAGTCACAAAAGTTCCACTTAACACATCAAAACTAGAGAATCAAAGATCCTAGTGCAAGTGCCTTTAAGTGACTTTTCCATATTTCACTTAGCTTGTTTTAATATTAGAACAATCTGTTTTGCTATTAATAAATTCAGTGGTATAGTATGATAAGCAGTATCACAAAAGAGGTCATTCAATAATACAGTGGTCATAACCAGCAATTCCGGGGTACATCTAAAAATATGTCTATTCCATCGTGCCAAAACTACTGTTGTCTAAATTCCAGTACCAATGCCATTCTTGTTACGAAGGAAATAGTCTCGAGAAGTTAccattgttttctctcttccttctgcaaGTTTCctctttttgtgtatgtgtttgttacGATCAATATCTGTATCACCATAGATGTTGGTCACATCCTCAAGAAGAATCAGTGGGGCTTGGTTTGGAGCATTTGGACCtggatttaaaagagaaataaatacaagATTGCTCTAAGCTGATGAATGCTAGAGAATacaatttcaaattaaatttcttttcttatgaAGTAGTCGCAAGATATGTTAAGGCAGCATGTTTTCTCTCATCAAATATCATTTACTTTCAAATAAATACAATTATTCAATAGGTAAGCTGAACAAATGGCTCTGGAGTTAACAGCCATAAACACAGCAAAGCACAGCAATATTCCCAGGACATTCTTATGAGAAATCAAGGCAATATACTGACAGGTACTGGTGCATCAAAGAAGTCAGTTTATTTTATCATAAGATTTCTCTGGTAGGATCATTCAGCGTCAGCTTTGCTCCCAGTGATTTCAGTTGTACAGCATGAAGCCTTTAATTGACTGCCGGAAGCCATCATCACTCCCCAGGCCTGCAAAGAAGCCTCATTTTAAAGCACAGAGGACATCATTTCTACTTCTGCTGGTGTCACAGAACATCCTGTGACATCTGGTACGACTTATTTCAGATCTCAGTGCCTAAGTTTCATTAGCTATAAAATGGGACAACACTCCTTAATCGCAAATAAAATCAGTATGTGGTCAATTTTAAGGTCTTCCCTCCCAAAAGATTTACTCCTTCAACACACAAGCAAATGTCATAGATGTGCAGAGTCCAGACAAAGAGAAATATGAAGGAAAGGGGAAATCCATTAacttattttcccattttaaaaccTCCACCAGACAAGACAGTAGCGCAGACAAGTATTTTCACGGGCACTTATTCTGTTTGTGTTGGCAGAAGGATACAAGACTAAGGCCTCGTTCATAACCGCAAAGAACTTAATTTGGTATCTTAGTATAAGAAGAATCCATTTTGTCTCTTGACATAAGAGAGCATGTATTAAGCTTTTCCCATCTACTCAAAAGGGTTGTGTAAGGAGGTCACTACAACAGAACTCCGCGCTACAAGAAACAGCTAACATGGCGCGCCTAGTAAGTAATGGTGTTATCTCCATTGACGATGTTCAGACTAGATACCACCGTTTAAATGTCCTCTACACAAAGGCTACAAACCACTGTAAATCACCTCTCCTGTACTATCATGTATTCCAGTGTTCCACCACAACCCGTCTGAACTTAAAACAGAACCAAGCCATAACGCAGAAGATAGCATCCATGAGAAAACAGCTACAAAAGTGCCACAGCTGGGAGACTGGAAGAGCTCTGTCACTAAAATCTAAAGAGCTGGCTACTCACAACACCAGAGTAGGGAGGACTGGGTTTTTCTTTTACTCATACTGCTTTAAATGAATGCCAGTTAAGCAAGtgctttgctttctagaaatatGCTTTTCTTAGCAGCAGGCAAGCATACTGTATCCTTTACTCAAAAACCTCCtgtcctgaaaacaaaacaaaaccaaaccaaacctccCCCTTTACTTGCGCTGCAGACCCTTTCTTACAGTAATGAAAGTTCTACACAGCCATACAAAAAGAGCAATGTTGTGTTTTTCTGCCTAACTGCGCTCTAGACTCTAAGCTTACAGTGCTTTTACCTGATTTCTAGTACGTAGCACTATAAATAAACCCCTAAAGCATCAAACCAAATAGCGACTCCTGCCaatcctgcaggcagcctgaaagTTTTAAGAGAAGTATGAATTGCCTCATTCATTTCTTAGGTCTCCAACAAGGCAAATATGAATTACGTAAGAGAAATGCATTGAAAAGTTttctctcaagagcttccttgcaAGTCTGTGCCTGTGACAGGAAACCCATAGATTAGTGCTCAGGGCTACCGGATTGAGGaggagatacttttttttttttctcctcgttttATTTCCGGCTCCAAATATGTAGGCTCTCCCCCTTATTTCTACAGATAGCtctccaaagaggaggaggaaaaaccctAAAGACAGAAATGGCATGAAAGGCACTGAATACCACTGAGCTTTAACATTAAAgtagaaatgaataaaatatatcttGAAAATACAGAGGGCCTAACTTTCCTTGTGGCACTAAAAGTTTTGTGAACTTCTATTATGACACCTCTTCGTTCCCAGTCTTAAGCAAGCAGCCCTGAAAAAAGACACCTGTGAAGACTTTGTCAGACCCATTGTCAGGGCACTGAAGGCACCAACGCGCCTtgatggccctgaccagcctcacctggggcctccacacACCCCTTCCACCCATAGGCCCAGCAGCTCCATTTAAGCCCAAGCCTGGGCCCTTATTCCCCTTTTGAGGTGTGCTGTAGGTGTGCTAGTCTCCAGCCTTGCCTCTGCCTCCTGGATAGACCCATTGGACATACACTGTAGCTTGCTTCCAGTCCTGGCTCTGTCTCCTGCTGCTGACTGGGTTGGACCCTGAACCTGGTTCACAACTTCACCATGGGTGAGACTGTCGACAGACCCTGTTGCCAGTACCTTGCTCTGCCGGCCATGTTTGGTTCCTATGTGACTGTGTCCTGGTCAGTGATAGCACTGCCTGGGCTGGGGTCGCTCTTGCTTTCTAGTTCCTGTTCTCTTAGGCCTTGCTGACACCTCTGCTCTTAAACTCTTATATCTGATAGCTCTTACCTCCTTTCAGAGGAGGCACTCTAACCAGAGAGTAACTGTGAATGAAGAGGGATGGGGTCCTTGACCACTGATCTGCACTATCTCCCTCCCTAAAACTGATTAAAACAACATGTTTTTGTAGAAATAaaactgtatgtatatatatacacacacacacacaaatatatatgtaaaataaataattacacaGCAAAACTGGGGGCTGGCctactgaaaagcagctctgcggagaaggacctggagtcctgctggacaacaagttaagcatgaggcagtaaggtgcccttgtggccaggagggccaatggtctgctggggtgcattaggcagagtgttgccagcaggtggagggaggtgatcctgtccctctactcagccctggtgaggcctcacctggagtgctgtgtccagttttgggctccccaggacaagagagacatggagctcctggagagagtgcagcggagggctacaaagaggatgaggggactggagcatctctcctctgaagaaaggctgagagagctgggcctgttcagcctggagaagagaaggctcataaacgtgtacaagtatctgaagggagggtgtcaagaggatggggccagactcttctcgctggtgcccagcaacaggacaagaggcaacaggcacaaactgcaacacaggaaggtctgtctgaatctgaggaaaaacttctttcctgtgagggtgacagagcactggaacaggctgcccggagaggttgtggagtctccttctctagaGATaatcagaagctgtctggacactgtcctgggcaatgtgctctagaggaccctgcttgagcagggaggttggactagataatctccagaggtcccttccaacctcaactgttctgtgaaaaACATACTGAGAGCTCTCTCACTTTAGTTCTACTTCTTTTAATGGACTTGGAGATTTCAGCTTGTTTTAAAGGTAGCAGCATGTCATCAGCCAGCTGGCTTCAGATCTCTTGCATGTTTTTCAGTGTCTCAGTCTGAAAACATGAACTGTGAACATTGCTTAGGAAGACTTTACTGGTgctttactctttttcttcttaaattcagAATCAAGCAGAACCTATAGCTAAAAGTAATGCACAGCTAAAGCACCTCATTGCCATGCCATAACACTTATTCTGggtcaaaagcaataaaatgtcaACTCAGTCAGTTCCTGTATCTGTTAATTTCAAGTGGCTAACATTCTCTGAATACAGGTTGCCATGTTATTTGCCTCCTTAGCTTAGCTATCTATAGATATTGTTGAACTGACTACCTGACTAACTTTGTGTAAAGTCACTTAAAAGCACTGTAATTTGCTTTTTGAGTATTTAATTACTCAAATGATAATTCACTTTAAGCAATCATAACAGAACTTATGAGCATAGCACAATTAAAACTAATTTTATCATGAATCAATAACTGTTGCATTAGTGAGTACTAACTACTTGTATTAACAATGGCTAATGTTGCAAGCAATTCCCTAGCAGTGAGTGAAGGAGTAGAAAATTTTTACTGCTAATGGCTGTCCCTTCCTTTTTTATGATACTGTTTATTCCAATAAGTCCTAAACAAATCAGAAGTCAAAGCACTTCCCCAACTTCTGAGCCATCCCTTAAAATGCCAGTCTACACAGAAGCAATGCAGAGTCTTCCAAGCTATCTGGTATGCCCCACACACAGATTTGGGTGAGTCGATAAAATGGAGGTATTAAATGCTCAAGTTAAAAATCATTTTAGGACATATTTAAAAGTGAGCCTTAAAACGCTTAAACTACACAAGGAAAGCCAATTTTGTTCAGGAAATATAACTGAATAAAAACTGAATTGGAAAATATTTGCTGTGTGTTCCTGATGCAACTCCACTTATTTTGTGAGAGCTCTACAATCACTCTTTTGATGGAAGCCTGGAAAACGTCAGCTGCAGGAGAGCAAAATCAGAGGAATAACGGGCACAAACACAACGGTGACTGAAAATGGTGGGAATGCACCTCAGTGACGTTTCATACACCTGCCTTAATACTTTCCTCTTCCCTAGGCAACTGCTGCTGGCAGAGGTTGAAGGCATGATGCTGAGTTAGATGGATCTTTGGTCTAATACACTATGGCTGTTCTCATACACTACTTCTGCTGATAAAGACTAATGCCTTGGGAGGATTTTAGGGAGGCCTCATTACCTTCAAAGATAAGCTTCAAGACTAATGAGAAAAAGAGCTTTCAGATGTTAATGAAATCATAAAGAAGTGTTTACAAAAGTTGAAGTGTTAAAAACTAACCTTGAAAGAGAGATGGCTGGATGTTGCTGACATACtggaatgcatttttaaagaagacCAACATCGTGGAATACACTACTTGATTCTTGTATTTAGCATGTGCATCGCTATCAAAGTTACTGATGTACCTGCAGAGGTCTTTCATTCTATGCAAAATATCACCAAAACTtctgaggaagagagaaggaatacAAATTGATTACAAGTCCATTACCTGGActctaaaactgaagaaaaggatgcaTAATGGATATGAAAAACCTGATGTTTTGGCTTGGGAAATCCTTCGGCTGTAAGTCAGTGATGGCTGCTAATGCACATCACTAAAATTTCACTATGTATTtgccttgttttttctctttgcagacaCACCTAGGAAAGGCTGAATAGAGGACGGTGGGTTTACATCTCCTACATTACAGTACAGTAGTTCTTAAGCACTACTTTTGTTAAGAAAGATTTAGTTTCTAGAAAATAATCTAAAAGGGCTCCCTGGATCCACACTGTAGCTCTACATTATGtggtttggaaagaaaagctggaCTGAAGTTATACAGAAAGATATTAACATGAAGACATCCTTCAGCGCAATTTATCGAATAATTAAGCCAAATCATCCTTGAAAAGCAGCACCTGGAAAAGTACACATTTCTCACCTTCTTCCTTTATCCATTTGCCATTCACACCTCATTCCCACCAcagacaatattttaaatagcCTCTCCCAAGGATCTGTAATCTGGGATGATTTCTCTGTGAGACCATCTATTACATATTTCTGAGAGCTACGTTTGCTTGGAGACAAAATATCAGCAGAATCTTGTGAACCTAGGAAAACAAGCATATTTCTCTCTTCATACAGAAATGAAACcaacagatttattttcaagAAGGAAAAGCGTAAAAAGGCACGCTTAAGTTTTCAGGGTAACCATCTTTTACTGAGAAGGCTGACAAAGAGCATTAGGTATTTCAGCCTCCTCTTACAAGAGTTGGTAAGGCTGGATAAGGAGATTCGGACGTTTTGTCCTAATTTTCAGTTCATGCGTTATGAGATCTGACTGAGCTATTTTGATATCAAAGCTATAAGAAATATCAAATGCTACTATTAATCCTGCTCTTCAGGAGACAGTGAAGCATTCTTCCTTTATACTACTCCCTTCAATaattgtgaaatatattttaggaAAGGCTAATCTTATAAAAAAAGTTCTTACCTTGATACTGGCTTTCAGTCTGTGTAGATCGAGTTACATAGTTGATATAAAATTCTGCTGCtttattcagatatttatatagcaAGCTGGCAGGAAGCCGAACATCAGGGTTGTTGATTATTAGAGGAAGAACATCACAtactgaaatatatattaaaaagaaagctttaggtttggttgttttgtttttaaatcctaTTAGTTCTAAGCAAGATTCTTCAATCAGCAATGTGAGCCTCTATCTCTGGCTGACTATATACCACAAAGGATCACAAAACACCTCTCGTGGCATTAAACTGGCATTAGACTCATTCATAGGGTCAGTCTGGACTAACGTGACCTGAACCTGTTCTGAATAAAGCTGTTTCCTAATCACAATATCCTGAAAACAGTTTATTAAACTCAGGATCTATGTTATTGCTGAAGTATAACTGCAGGTTAAATGGTTTAAAAACTGATTAGAAAGTTTCCTTAGTGTTGGACAGCACTGTCGTCTGATTTTTGCCATCATAACAGTAAGCAACTGTTGGTATGTACAATATTACCAGTTTAGCAGATGGAGGTACCGAAAAACTGTAATTTAGTGTAATTGGCAAGACAGAAATCACATGAAAGACTTGGCTTCAGAGCTATAGCAAAAACTGTTGGCTAACTTCAACAAACAGTCTTAATAGAATACTAagtttataaaattatataataaaataagcACATTAACCTTTTCTTACCAAATAGTTTTCTAAAACAATTCACTGGGGATTCTTGGTCTTCAATACTTTCAGCTTCTAATAAGGTTTCTCCAAGGCCTACCTGTATAAGCAGaggttaaaacacacacacacacacacacacacacacacacacacacagagacaaacTTTGAAttttagaaacttttaaaaatacctgaTTCAATGATGCTGAGCAATCATTCAGTGGATACATCAGTAGCATAACTAAAAAGCAACTGCCTAGCATGTTAATCTCCATTTAGTTAAACTATCCCCACTTAGTAACTGGTGAAAGCAATCCCAGGAGATAGCAAAACCAAGACCAACAGAAAAAGTGTGTATGTGACTATGCATGGGTAGAGGTATGCACAGATTAGTGGAAGAGATGGAATTAGGAGTGCTTTAAAAGCTACTGCttgtcagctgagctgtggtaacAGACTACGTCCTCATTGACTGATGCAGGTATGAGATGACGGATTTAAGTTACCATGTTCTAGAGCTAACATATTTTACTTCCTATCCACAGTAGTTGAAAAACTGTAGGTCATCATCTCCAGTGCTCTAGCAGTAATTCAGTAAGTCAGAGGAAACACACAGCTTGTCGCAGTCTGGTCATGACCTCAAGGTGCTCTCCCCAAAATGAAAGGTTACTGAGAAAAGCTGAAGCAATACTATTTGTTAGGCTAAAGCGTTCCTCTACGCTATTGTGCTAttctgcctccttttttttttttttttttttttaaaaaacatggaaTCTTCCTTGCTTTTACAAAGTAAAGTAATTCTTTGCTGCTGGTAGCCTGAAGGTATAACCATTTGAACTACCGGCCTCAACTAAACACGAATAAAAACCCCACCCCACTCACTAGGCAAAGCAAAAGATGTTTCCGCAGTATCTCAAGAAACAGAAGGACAGTGCTGTGAATAGTTAAAATGGGTTACTTTTCTCTTACCCCGTGTTGTACCACAGTCTCTGGGAAGCGCCGCAGAAGGAGCAGGAGCATTTCTGCCCTTTCCAGTGTGTTAAAACACTGCTCTGTGGCCTTTAGTAACATTTCACATTGGACTCTACCAGGAAGGGTCTCaaataatcctttaaaaaaa
Encoded here:
- the INTS10 gene encoding integrator complex subunit 10 isoform X4, which encodes MRAAPPGGPKMSAQGDCEFLVKRARELVPGDLWAAKAWLITARSLYPADFNIQYEMYTIERNAERTASAGRLLYDMFVNFPDQPAVWREISVITSALRNDSQDKQTQFLRGLFETLPGRVQCEMLLKATEQCFNTLERAEMLLLLLRRFPETVVQHGVGLGETLLEAESIEDQESPVNCFRKLFVCDVLPLIINNPDVRLPASLLYKYLNKAAEFYINYVTRSTQTESQYQGSQDSADILSPSKRSSQKYVIDGLTEKSSQITDPWERLFKILSVVGMRCEWQMDKGRRSFGDILHRMKDLCRYISNFDSDAHAKYKNQVVYSTMLVFFKNAFQYVSNIQPSLFQGPNAPNQAPLILLEDVTNIYGDTDIDRNKHIHKKRKLAEGREKTMSSDDEDPSGKGRSRHIAVNKADLANSIEVLESFKLARESWELLYSLESLDKEFTRICLSWKTDTWLWLRIFLTDMIIYQGQYKKAISSLHHLAALQGSHSPQQITGQGSLENQRALIQLATCHFALGEYRQTCEKVLDLMCYILLPIQEGGKVQEEQPKVKSKFRKGSDLKLWPCTSRAIMPYCLHLLLACFKLRAFTDSRDDMALGHVVVLLQHEWPRGENLFLKAINKICQQGNFQYENFFNYVTNIDMLEEFAYLRTQEGGKIHLELLPNQALLIKHHTVTRGITKGVKEDFRLAMERQVARCGENLMVVLHRFCINEKILLLQTLA
- the INTS10 gene encoding integrator complex subunit 10 isoform X3, giving the protein MRAAPPGGPKMSAQGDCEFLVKRARELVPGDLWAAKAWLITARSLYPADFNIQYEMYTIERNAERTASAGRLLYDMFVNFPDQPAVWREISVITSALRNDSQDKQTQFLRGLFETLPGRVQCEMLLKATEQCFNTLERAEMLLLLLRRFPETVVQHGVGLGETLLEAESIEDQESPVNCFRKLFVCDVLPLIINNPDVRLPASLLYKYLNKAAEFYINYVTRSTQTESQYQGSQDSADILSPSKRSSQKYVIDGLTEKSSQITDPWERLFKILSVVGMRCEWQMDKGRRSFGDILHRMKDLCRYISNFDSDAHAKYKNQVVYSTMLVFFKNAFQYVSNIQPSLFQGPNAPNQAPLILLEDVTNIYGDTDIDRNKHIHKKRKLAEGREKTMQSSDDEDPSGKGRSRHIAVNKADLANSIEVLESFKLARESWELLYSLESLDKEFTRICLSWKTDTWLWLRIFLTDMIIYQGQYKKAISSLHHLAALQGSHSPQQITGQGSLENQRALIQLATCHFALGEYRQTCEKVLDLMCYILLPIQEGGKVQEEQPKVKSKFRKGSDLKLWPCTSRAIMPYCLHLLLACFKLRAFTDSRDDMALGHVVVLLQHEWPRGENLFLKAINKICQQGNFQYENFFNYVTNIDMLEEFAYLRTQEGGKIHLELLPNQALLIKHHTVTRGITKGVKEDFRLAMERQVARCGENLMVVLHRFCINEKILLLQTLA
- the INTS10 gene encoding integrator complex subunit 10 isoform X2, whose translation is MRAAPPGGPKMSAQGDCEFLVKRARELVPGDLWAAKAWLITARSLYPADFNIQYEMYTIERNAERTASAGRLLYDMFVNFPDQPAVWREISVITSALRNDSQDKQTQFLRGLFETLPGRVQCEMLLKATEQCFNTLERAEMLLLLLRRFPETVVQHGVGLGETLLEAESIEDQESPVNCFRKLFVCDVLPLIINNPDVRLPASLLYKYLNKAAEFYINYVTRSTQTESQYQGSQDSADILSPSKRSSQKYVIDGLTEKSSQITDPWERLFKILSVVGMRCEWQMDKGRRSFGDILHRMKDLCRYISNFDSDAHAKYKNQVVYSTMLVFFKNAFQYVSNIQPSLFQGPNAPNQAPLILLEDVTNIYGDTDIDRNKHIHKKRKLAEGREKTMSSDDEDPSGKGRSRHIAVNKADLANSIEVLESFKLARESWELLYSLESLDKEFTRICLSWKTDTWLWLRIFLTDMIIYQGQYKKAISSLHHLAALQGSHSPQQITGQGSLENQRALIQLATCHFALGEYRQTCEKVLDLMCYILLPIQEGGKVQEEQPKVKSKFRKGSDLKLWPCTSRAIMPYCLHLLLACFKLRAFTDSRDDMALGHVVVLLQHEWPRGENLFLKAINKICQQGNFQYENFFNYVTNIDMLEEFAYLRTQEGGKIHLELLPNQALLIKTSSPPMGLLQQEFIPVLQPSIQTADRHHTVTRGITKGVKEDFRLAMERQVARCGENLMVVLHRFCINEKILLLQTLA
- the INTS10 gene encoding integrator complex subunit 10 isoform X1: MRAAPPGGPKMSAQGDCEFLVKRARELVPGDLWAAKAWLITARSLYPADFNIQYEMYTIERNAERTASAGRLLYDMFVNFPDQPAVWREISVITSALRNDSQDKQTQFLRGLFETLPGRVQCEMLLKATEQCFNTLERAEMLLLLLRRFPETVVQHGVGLGETLLEAESIEDQESPVNCFRKLFVCDVLPLIINNPDVRLPASLLYKYLNKAAEFYINYVTRSTQTESQYQGSQDSADILSPSKRSSQKYVIDGLTEKSSQITDPWERLFKILSVVGMRCEWQMDKGRRSFGDILHRMKDLCRYISNFDSDAHAKYKNQVVYSTMLVFFKNAFQYVSNIQPSLFQGPNAPNQAPLILLEDVTNIYGDTDIDRNKHIHKKRKLAEGREKTMQSSDDEDPSGKGRSRHIAVNKADLANSIEVLESFKLARESWELLYSLESLDKEFTRICLSWKTDTWLWLRIFLTDMIIYQGQYKKAISSLHHLAALQGSHSPQQITGQGSLENQRALIQLATCHFALGEYRQTCEKVLDLMCYILLPIQEGGKVQEEQPKVKSKFRKGSDLKLWPCTSRAIMPYCLHLLLACFKLRAFTDSRDDMALGHVVVLLQHEWPRGENLFLKAINKICQQGNFQYENFFNYVTNIDMLEEFAYLRTQEGGKIHLELLPNQALLIKTSSPPMGLLQQEFIPVLQPSIQTADRHHTVTRGITKGVKEDFRLAMERQVARCGENLMVVLHRFCINEKILLLQTLA